In Perognathus longimembris pacificus isolate PPM17 chromosome 3, ASM2315922v1, whole genome shotgun sequence, a single window of DNA contains:
- the Htr3a gene encoding 5-hydroxytryptamine receptor 3A, producing MMLWTQQALFALLLPTLLAQGEARRRGAPQACNNTKPALLRLSDHLLAHYKKGVRPVRDWRKPTTVSIDVIVYAILNVDEKNQVLTTYIWYRQFWTDEFLQWNPEDFDNITKLSIPTDSIWVPDILINEFVDVGKSPSIPYVYVQHQGEVQNYKPFQVVTACSLNIYNFPFDVQNCSLTFTSWLHTIQDINISLWRLPDKVKSDKSIFMNQGEWELLAVLTQFQEFTMESSDCYAEMKFYVVIRRRPLFYAVSLLLPSIFLMVMDIVGFYLPPDSGERVSFKITLLLGYSVFLIIVSDTLPATAIGTPLIGVYFVVCMALLVISLAETILIVRLVHKQDLQQPVPPWLRRLVLERNTWLTCLGGQCTSQRPPAASQAPETDDCSAVGNHCNHLGGPQDLEKSLRGRGSPPPPPREASLAVRGLLQELSSIRHFLEKREEIRELARDWLRVGSVLDKLLFHIYLLAILAYGITLVTLWSVWHYS from the exons ATGATGCTGTGGACCCAACAGGCACTGTTTGCTTTGCTCCTCCCCACACTGCTGGCACAGGGAGAAG CCAGGCGCAGGGGGGCCCCTCAGGCCTGCAACAACACCAAGCCTGCTTTACTGAGGCTGTCGGATCACCTCCTGGCCCACTACAAGAAGGGGGTGCGGCCTGTGAGGGACTGGAGGAAGCCCACCACCGTCTCCATTGACGTCATTGTCTATGCCATCCTCAATGTG GATGAGAAGAATCAGGTCCTGACCACTTACATCTGGTACCGGCAG TTCTGGACTGATGAGTTTCTCCAGTGGAATCCGGAGGACTTTGACAACATCACCAAATTGTCCATCCCCACCGACAGCATCTGGGTCCCCGACATTCTCATCAATGAGTT TGTGGACGTGGGGAAGTCTCCGAGTATCCCGTACGTGTACGTCCAGCACCAGGGCGAGGTGCAGAACTACAAGCCCTTCCAGGTGGTGACTGCCTGTAGCCTCAACATCTACAACTTCCCCTTCGATGTACAGAACTGCTCACTGACCTTCACCAGCTGGCTGCACACCA TCCAAGACATCAACATCTCTCTGTGGCGCTTGCCTGACAAAGTGAAGTCTGACAAGAGCATCTTCATGAATCAGGGCGAGTGGGAGTTGCTAGCAGTGCTGACCCAGTTTCAGGAGTTCACTATGGAGAGCAGTGACTGTTACGCGGAAATGAAGTTCTAC GTGGTCATCCGCCGGCGCCCCCTCTTCTACGCCGTTAGCCTTTTGCTGCCCAGCATCTTTCTTATGGTCATGGACATCGTGGGCTTCTACCTGCCCCCGGACAGTGGTGAGAGGGTCTCCTTCAAGATCACCCTCCTCCTGGGCTACTCCGTCTTCCTGATCATTGTGTCTGACACCCTGCCAGCCACTGCCATTGGCACACCCCTCATTG GTGTCTACTTTGTGGTGTGCATGGCTCTGCTGGTGATAAGCTTGGCGGAAACCATCCTCATTGTGCGGCTGGTACATAAGCAGGATCTGCAGCAGCCAGTGCCTCCCTGGCTGCGGCGTCTGGTGCTGGAGAGAAACACCTGGCTGACCTGCCTGGGAGGACAGTGCACCTCCCAGAGGCCTCCAGCTGCCTCCCAAGCCCCCGAGACTGACGACTGCTCag CTGTGGGAAACCACTGCAACCATTTGGGGGGACCCCAAGACTTGGAGAAGagcttgagaggcagaggcagccctcctccacctccccggGAGGCCTCCCTGGCCGTGCGTGGGCTGTTGCAGGAGCTGTCCTCCATCCGCCACTTCCTAGAGAAACGGGAGGAGATCCGGGAGTTGGCCAGGGACTGGCTGCGCGTGGGCTCTGTGCTGGACAAGCTGCTCTTCCACATCTACCTGCTGGCAATACTGGCCTATGGCATCACCCTGGTCACCCTCTGGTCTGTCTGGCATTATTCCTGA